The Wolbachia endosymbiont (group B) of Gerris lacustris genomic interval TTTTTATTCTGATCTTATTGGTAGAGGTAAAAAGAAGATGGTAGCTATAACAGCTCTAATGCGAAAAATCATAGTAATTGCCAATGCAAGACTTAAAGAAGCAATTAATATGAAATAAAAAAATCTGTATAGAAAATAGGTTAACGAATATGTGCGTCTACACACATTTAAAGCACATATTCGTTAACCATAAAATCTAAGCAGTGCTTGCTGTTTGATATAAATTTCTTTCTGTATAAACTAGGGTTTTTGTTGCCAAAATACATTTTTCAATTGAATAAAAATACAAAATTATCAACAAATGAGACTAAATTCAAAAAATTTTAAAAAACATAGTTGATGGAGGTTTGGATGAAGATAATTTACTTGAAAGAATAAAGAATGAGTTAAAAGGAAAAGATGAAGTAGAGTACAACAAGTTTAGTAAAAATTTTAGTAAAGAACGTCAATTTAGTATAAAAATTTCAGAAGAAGCTGCGGAAGATTGGACGTTGTTACATCTTGCTACAGCATGCAACACTATGTTAATAGTGGAACTTCTACTAAAAAAGAAAGCAAGTGTTAGCGCTCGAGTAAAAGATGGTTCTAAAAATGATGGACTAACTGCTTTGCATATTGCTGCTTCTTGTGGACATAAAGACATGGTAAAACGGTTACTAAATGACAATCGAGTCAATCCTTCATTAAAAAGCAAAAATAAGACTCCAAGAGAGATAGTTGGTAATACAGAGAATAAAGAAGCTATAGAGAAAATGTTAAAGAAAGCAGAACAAAATTTTTATACAAAGCATGAGAAAAAAAACTGATGTACCAGCAGATGTTATAAATTCTGTGAAACAATACAATACCATACGTAGTGGTGAACAGGCTCCTGTTACGTGCGAAAGTAGTGACAGTGTAGTAAGTGAGCAATACTTACATGCTGGTGTTAAGAATATGGTAGAAAAATTTGAGTCACCGCAAAGAGGAAGTGTTACATATAGTGGTAAACAGACTCCTATTGGTGAAAGCGTTAGTAGTGACGACAGCGGTCTAGATCTTGAGTCTACATTTGATACTTCTTTCTGCTCTGAAATAAATAACGATGGGGCAGCTAATGAAGTTGATGACCAAACTTCAGAAAGTCTGCAACCTCAAATTCAGTTGCAAGATAGACAAATTCGGAAGTTAGAAAAGCCAGGTAAAGAATTAAAACATGTTGAGAAAGCACTAGAAAAGTTAAAGAGTGACTTAGCTGAACATGAAACTCGGTTAGAAATACTTGATAAGCTCAGTAAAGAGAATCAAT includes:
- a CDS encoding ankyrin repeat domain-containing protein, which produces MDEDNLLERIKNELKGKDEVEYNKFSKNFSKERQFSIKISEEAAEDWTLLHLATACNTMLIVELLLKKKASVSARVKDGSKNDGLTALHIAASCGHKDMVKRLLNDNRVNPSLKSKNKTPREIVGNTENKEAIEKMLKKAEQNFYTKHEKKN